In one window of Gossypium hirsutum isolate 1008001.06 chromosome A01, Gossypium_hirsutum_v2.1, whole genome shotgun sequence DNA:
- the LOC107916962 gene encoding 28 kDa heat- and acid-stable phosphoprotein isoform X2, which yields MGRGKFKGKPTGHRHFSTPEELLAGSSARPRTFKKAEVEEEEERSEEEVEEEPEKRKGTQGLIEIENPNLAKPKNVKAKDLVMGRTTELSRREREEIEKQKAHERYMKLQEQGKTEQARKDLERLALIRKQRAEAAKKREEEKAVREQKKVEARK from the exons ATGGGAAGAGGGAAATTCAAGGGCAAGCCAACCGGGCACCGCCATTTCTCTACTCCCGAAGAGCTCC TTGCTGGTAGCTCTGCTCGTCCCCGTACTTTTAAGAAG GCTGAAgtggaggaagaagaagaacggTCTGAAGAGGAAGTAGAAGAAGAGCCTGAG AAACGAAAAGGGACCCAAGGGCTTATTGAGATTGAGAATCCAAATTTGGCCAAACCAAAGAATGTCAAAGCTAAAGATCTTGTT ATGGGCAGAACAACTGAACTATCAAGGCGTGAAAG AGAGGAAATAGAAAAGCAAAAGGCACATGAACGATATATGAAGCTGCAGGAACAAGGGAAAACTGAACAAGCAAGAAAGGATTTAG AGCGCTTAGCCCTGATAAGGAAACAACGGGCAGAGGCTGCTAAGAAGAGAGAGGAAGAGAAGGCTG TGAGAGAACAGAAGAAAGTTGAAGCTCGCAAATAA
- the LOC107916962 gene encoding 28 kDa heat- and acid-stable phosphoprotein isoform X1 → MGRGKFKGKPTGHRHFSTPEELLAGSSARPRTFKKEQAEVEEEEERSEEEVEEEPEKRKGTQGLIEIENPNLAKPKNVKAKDLVMGRTTELSRREREEIEKQKAHERYMKLQEQGKTEQARKDLERLALIRKQRAEAAKKREEEKAVREQKKVEARK, encoded by the exons ATGGGAAGAGGGAAATTCAAGGGCAAGCCAACCGGGCACCGCCATTTCTCTACTCCCGAAGAGCTCC TTGCTGGTAGCTCTGCTCGTCCCCGTACTTTTAAGAAG GAACAGGCTGAAgtggaggaagaagaagaacggTCTGAAGAGGAAGTAGAAGAAGAGCCTGAG AAACGAAAAGGGACCCAAGGGCTTATTGAGATTGAGAATCCAAATTTGGCCAAACCAAAGAATGTCAAAGCTAAAGATCTTGTT ATGGGCAGAACAACTGAACTATCAAGGCGTGAAAG AGAGGAAATAGAAAAGCAAAAGGCACATGAACGATATATGAAGCTGCAGGAACAAGGGAAAACTGAACAAGCAAGAAAGGATTTAG AGCGCTTAGCCCTGATAAGGAAACAACGGGCAGAGGCTGCTAAGAAGAGAGAGGAAGAGAAGGCTG TGAGAGAACAGAAGAAAGTTGAAGCTCGCAAATAA